Proteins encoded in a region of the Haloarcula sp. CBA1129 genome:
- a CDS encoding aldehyde ferredoxin oxidoreductase family protein: protein MIHSAGPLLTVDLTAGETNTEEIEGILEQYLGGRGVGTRLAHERIPFDVDPLGAENRLVFSTGPMQAAQMSFTGRMNCTGVSPLTDGLLSSNAGGFMSRNFADTGYSAVELTGASDELVIVHVRDDGVEFEAVPDLVGATVPETLDYLDAEHGIESDQTAVIGPAGENRVRFASIMTSEERAFGRGGLGAVMGAKNIKGITFAGDSPPDIEVPPIQTDIHREAATSDHIMKRQGTVSVMDLANEVNGLPSYYFSEQTFAGVEGINGDAVESKKYKKGTCSACAFACKLPTRDEARGVETEGPEFEVAMAFGSNAGVDDIVDVMQSNGLCDRLGLDAISAGNTVAAYLDSEDAFGDTELIHETVEKIAYRDGIGDTLAEGIDRCHDDLGVENWTVKGMDFAAHEGRVLHGQGLSYAVANRGADHMYATFYSVEYPLVSDDQAVAPEGTLGKADVLVERENLMALNDSGVVCKFSRDFMTPERYEQLFDADFEDLLTVGARTVTLERHFNNQRGFDRTDDALPYDLPSFEAALDEYYDARGWADDGTVPESSLPV, encoded by the coding sequence CGACTGGTGTTCTCCACGGGGCCGATGCAGGCCGCCCAAATGAGTTTCACCGGGCGGATGAACTGCACCGGCGTTTCGCCGCTAACCGACGGCCTGCTCTCCTCGAACGCTGGCGGGTTCATGTCCCGGAACTTCGCCGATACGGGATACAGCGCCGTCGAACTCACCGGTGCGAGCGACGAACTCGTCATCGTCCACGTCCGCGACGACGGCGTCGAGTTCGAAGCCGTCCCCGACCTCGTCGGAGCGACCGTCCCGGAGACGCTGGACTATCTCGACGCCGAGCACGGCATCGAGTCGGACCAGACGGCGGTCATCGGCCCTGCTGGTGAAAACCGGGTCCGGTTCGCGTCCATCATGACCAGCGAAGAGCGGGCGTTCGGGCGCGGCGGTCTCGGCGCGGTCATGGGCGCGAAAAACATCAAGGGAATCACGTTTGCGGGCGATTCCCCACCGGACATCGAGGTCCCGCCAATACAGACCGACATCCATCGCGAGGCCGCGACGTCGGACCACATCATGAAACGGCAGGGAACCGTCTCCGTGATGGACTTAGCGAACGAAGTCAACGGGCTCCCCTCCTACTACTTCTCGGAGCAGACGTTCGCCGGCGTTGAGGGCATCAACGGTGATGCCGTCGAATCGAAGAAGTACAAGAAAGGGACCTGTTCGGCGTGTGCCTTCGCCTGCAAGCTCCCGACGCGGGACGAGGCGCGTGGCGTCGAGACTGAAGGCCCCGAGTTCGAGGTGGCGATGGCCTTCGGGTCGAACGCCGGCGTCGACGACATCGTGGACGTGATGCAATCCAACGGACTGTGTGACCGCCTCGGGCTGGACGCTATCTCTGCGGGCAACACGGTCGCGGCCTACCTCGACAGCGAGGACGCCTTTGGCGACACCGAGCTGATTCACGAGACTGTCGAGAAAATCGCCTACCGCGACGGTATCGGCGACACGCTCGCGGAGGGCATCGACCGCTGTCACGACGACCTCGGTGTCGAGAACTGGACGGTCAAGGGGATGGATTTCGCCGCCCACGAGGGCCGTGTCCTCCACGGGCAGGGACTCTCGTATGCCGTCGCCAACCGCGGCGCTGACCACATGTACGCGACCTTCTACTCCGTCGAATATCCCCTCGTCTCCGACGACCAAGCGGTTGCTCCGGAGGGGACACTCGGGAAAGCCGACGTACTGGTCGAGCGGGAGAACCTGATGGCGCTGAACGACAGCGGCGTCGTCTGCAAGTTCTCGCGGGACTTCATGACGCCCGAGCGCTACGAACAGCTCTTCGATGCCGACTTCGAGGACCTGCTGACCGTCGGCGCTCGCACCGTGACACTCGAACGCCACTTCAACAACCAGCGTGGCTTCGACCGGACCGACGACGCGCTCCCGTACGATCTCCCGTCGTTCGAGGCAGCGCTCGACGAGTACTACGACGCGCGTGGCTGGGCCGACGACGGCACGGTTCCCGAGAGTTCGCTTCCGGTGTAG
- a CDS encoding metal-dependent transcriptional regulator has product MSTAPEYLLAIYIAQHRDEPPVAPGNLGEMLDRSPAAVTEMCQRLAAQGLVSYEPYDGVTLTEAGHEEASELHETYVTVSWFFRGVLDLDDHETEAMELAGLVSPMVAKRLAATLPCNTEATDSESAVGTESAPSDTESA; this is encoded by the coding sequence ATGAGCACGGCACCGGAGTACCTGCTGGCCATCTACATCGCCCAGCACCGGGACGAACCGCCCGTCGCACCAGGGAATCTGGGGGAGATGCTCGACAGATCTCCGGCGGCGGTGACGGAGATGTGTCAGCGGCTCGCAGCGCAGGGGCTGGTCTCCTACGAGCCCTACGACGGAGTGACACTGACCGAAGCAGGACACGAGGAGGCTTCGGAGCTGCACGAGACGTACGTGACTGTCTCGTGGTTCTTCCGGGGCGTGCTAGATCTCGACGACCACGAGACGGAAGCGATGGAACTGGCCGGTCTGGTCAGTCCGATGGTCGCCAAGCGGCTGGCGGCCACGCTTCCTTGTAACACCGAAGCGACAGATTCGGAGAGCGCTGTCGGCACAGAATCGGCCCCATCCGATACGGAGTCGGCCTGA